In one window of Mycteria americana isolate JAX WOST 10 ecotype Jacksonville Zoo and Gardens chromosome 24, USCA_MyAme_1.0, whole genome shotgun sequence DNA:
- the NDUFS7 gene encoding NADH dehydrogenase [ubiquinone] iron-sulfur protein 7, mitochondrial, translating to MAALGCLRLPRRGVLAWRPGAVTSVHTQLLHQTPVADHADSSVQVPQKSSAVVQKKSYVPTSRGEYIVTKLDDLINWARRSSLWPMTFGLACCAVEMMHMAAPRYDMDRFGVVFRASPRQADVMIVAGTLTNKMAPALRKVYDQMPEPRYVVSMGSCANGGGYYHYSYSVVRGCDRIVPVDIYVPGCPPTAEALLYGILQLQKKIKREKKIQIWYRK from the exons ATGGCGGCGCTGGGCT GTCTTCGCCTCCCTCGGCGCGGCGTGCTGGCCTGGCG GCCCGGTGCCGTGACATCTGTTCACACTCAGCTGCTCCATCAGACGCCGGTGGCTGACCACGCTGACAG CTCTGTCCAAGTCCCGCAAAAGAGCTCAGCTGTTGTCCAGAAAAAATCCTACGTCCCCACTAGCAGGGGTGAATATATTGTCACCAAACTCGATGACCTGATCAACTGGGCGCGAAGG agctcctTATGGCCGATGACGTTTGGCTTGGCGTGCTGCGCCGTGGAGATGATGCACATGGCGGCTCCTCGCTACGACATGGACCGCTTTGGGGTAGTGTTTCGAGCTAGTCCCCGGCAGGCTGATGTCATGATCGTGGCCGGTACCCTGACAAACAAAATGGCTCCGGCTCTTCGGAAG GTCTACGACCAGATGCCGGAGCCTCGCTACGTGGTCTCCATGGGGAG CTGCGCCAACGGCGGGGGTTACTACCACTACTCCTACTCCGTGGTGAGGGGCTGCGACCGCATTGTGCCGGTGGACATCTACGTGCCAG gTTGCCCGCCTactgctgaagctttgctgtaTGGAATCCtgcagcttcagaagaaaatcaAACGGGAGAAGAAGATTCAGATCTGGTACAGGAAATAG
- the PWWP3A gene encoding PWWP domain-containing DNA repair factor 3A: MTDQEYVLCMWRKRLWPAKVLRKTGAAGKTSVANAKETSFQVEILGLKEQICVNCADAVPLKEERIENIASNLDQRNNSSEAVEELKYRRSLKLALDILTEKDSPRQVPRSEGGPNTRLSQENNAGSLLSTPLRRCRSLFHSKEKLQPETSKRKREDKNNPSLKTDTKKQNQKGSFLSEESTKAHESGTNPSKCAPGDLCNTSNSDSQNCKIPESKSLPRQKKTKPRMLTKSKPGNKVSLKPKEEKSKQGRRPRGAGSPVSCRNDFPKDQAQPLAEEGSPLSVPCKSDTVVPVRTANARSQPRRTFLDSSRTSASDDLEKSISSESESLAKQLNERRKPGSLKRVNGEQEIRATASSCRKRKCRNYPESSSGPSNHGTLPDSFPSQHKEEENKNTSHVVMNKVKQFQLPDFEEDEGLESSDLSSKIVSSESLSRLSALVDEEEEDDELPSILSHQEPQSIEEGILVWCKLRRYPYWPAVVKYVKRKHRKACVLLIEGNTNDKKKGFSVSLKNLKHFDCEEKQDLIERAKEDYRQEIEWCIRLISDYRIRVGCHSFTGSFLEYFAADISYPVRKEGYQGLVQMTFPNVAEEDVEESSSETSPQKPSKKLLPDRTRAARDKANKKIVEFIVKTKGAEEHLLAILKSRKQSRWLKEFLNSSQYLTCVETYLEDEEQLDLVVNYLKEVYREIDTKNLHQINGDGIKFISDVLLPEAIIYAISAVDDIDYKKAEEKYIKGPSVSKREREIFDEEILERKKWKTKLASADSV; encoded by the exons ATGACAGATCAAGAGTACGTTCTTTGCATGTGGAGGAAGCGCTTGTGGCCAGCAAAG GTTTTGCGTAAAACTGGGGCGGCTGGAAAAACATCTGTTGCTAATGCAAAGGAGACTTCTTTTCAAGTTGAAATACTTGGCTTGAAAGAACA GATTTGTGTGAACTGTGCAGATGCTGTACCGCTGAAGGAAGAACGTATAGAAAACATTGCCTCTAACTTAG ATCAAAGGAATAATTCGAGTGAGGCTGTGGAAGAACTGAAATATCGCCGTTCTCTTAAACTTGCCCTGGATATTTTGACTGAAAAGGACTCACCCAGACAAGTACCGCGTTCAGAAGGAGGACCAAATACTCGGTTATCCCAGGAGAACAATGCAGGATCTCTGTTGTCTACACCCTTACGTAGATGTCGATCGCTTTTTCACTCTAAAGAAAAGTTGCAGCCTGAGACTtccaagaggaaaagagaagataaaaataaccCCAGCCTGAAGACtgatacaaaaaaacaaaaccagaaaggctCTTTCCTCTCAGAGGAGAGCACTAAAGCACATGAAAGTGGAACAAACCCTTCCAAATGTGCTCCTGGGGACTTGTGTAACACATCAAACTCAGACAGTCAAAACTGCAAAATACCAGAATCGAAATCACtaccaagacagaaaaaaaccaagcccaGAATGCTGACAAAGTCCAAACCAGGAAATAAAGTCTCCCTTaaaccaaaggaggaaaaaagtaagcaAGGAAGAAGACCAAGAGGTGCAGGATCACCTGTGTCATGTAGGAATGATTTCCCCAAGGACCAAGCACAGCCGCTTGCTGAGGAAGGGTCTCCTCTGTCTGTCCCCTGCAAGTCTGACACAGTGGTACCTGTCAGAACAGCAAACGCCAGAAGTCAACCTAGAAGGACGTTCCTGGATTCCTCTCGTACAAGTGCCTCAGATGACTTGGAAAAAAGCATCAGCAGTGAGAGCGAAAGTCTAGCAAAGcaattaaatgaaagaagaaagccAGGGAGTTTAAAACGCGTTAATGGAGAACAAGAGATCCGTGCAACTGCGTCCTcgtgcagaaaaaggaaatgcaggaatTACCCTGAATCTTCATCTGGGCCTTCTAACCATGGGACGCTTCCTGATAGTTTCCCCTCTCAgcacaaagaggaggaaaataagaaTACTTCCCATGTGGTTATGAATAAAGTAAAGCAGTTTCAGCTGCCTGACTTTGAGGAAGATGAAG GACTGGAATCGTCTGACCTGTCTTCAAAGATAGTTTCCTCAGAGAGTCTCTCTCGCCTCTCAGCTCTGgtagatgaagaggaggaggatgacgaaCTTCCCAGTATTTTGTCACATCAAG AACCACAATCAATTGAAGAAGGGATTTTGGTCTGGTGCAAATTGCGAAGGTATCCTTATTGGCCAGCAGTG GTAAAATATGTGAAGCGGAAACACAGAAAGGCATGTGTGCTGTTAATAGAAGGGAATacaaatgacaagaaaaaagg TTTCTCAGTATCTCTTAAGAATCTGAAGCACTTTGATTGTGAAGAAAAGCAGGACCTCATA GAACGAGCCAAAGAAGATTATCGCCAAGAAATTGAATGGTGTATTCGATTGATTTCTGACTATCGAATTAGAGTAG GTTGTCATTCTTTTACTGGATCCTTCTTGGAATATTTTGCTGCTGATATCA GCTACCCAGTTAGAAAGGAAGGTTATCAAGGTTTAGTCCAAATGACCTTTCCAAACGTGGCAGAGGAAGATGTTGAAGAATCTTCATCAGAAACTTCACCTCAGAAGCCCTCCAAGAAACTTCTTCCTGACAGAACAAGAGCCGCTAgagataaagcaaataaaaagatagTGGAGTTTATAGTGAAGACTAAGGGGGCCGAAGAGCATCTTTTGgctattttgaaaagcagaaaacaatccCGGTGGCTGAAGGAATTCCTGAATTCGAGTCAGTACCTGACCTGCGTTGAAACTTATTTAGAGGATGAAGAACAATTAGACCTTGTAGTGAACTACTTGAAGGAAGTGTATCGTGAAATAGACACTAAAAATCTGCATCAAATAAATGGAGatggaataaaatttatttcagatgtCCTTTTGCCTGAA GCCATCATTTATGCGATTTCTGCTGTGGATGACATAGATTacaagaaggcagaagagaaatacaTAAAAGGACCATCTGTGAGCAAAAG ggAGAGAGAAATATTTGATGAAGAAatcctagaaagaaaaaagtggaagacCAAACTCGCATCCGCAGACAGCGTCTGA
- the LOC142420248 gene encoding calcium/calmodulin-dependent protein kinase type IV-like, which translates to MPSSKTGSEYWIDGSHRETALEDFYVVGPELGRGATSVVYSCEEKGTGTPYAAKILKKTIDKKIVRTEIGVLLRLSHPNIIKLKEIFETPSEIALVLELVTGGELFDRIVERGFYSERDAAHVVKQILEAVLYLHENGVVHRDLKPENLLYADLSPDAPLKIGDFGLSKIVDEQDTMKTVCGTPGYCAPEILHGCPYGPEVDMWSVGVITYILLCGFEPFFDPRGDQYMYSRILTCDYEFVSPWWDEVSLNAKDLVRKLIVLDPQKRLTVYQALEHPWVTGKAAKFAHMDSTQKKLQEFNARRKLKAAMKAVVASSRLGNHGHHDCSRSGRSQGGPRGACLPQGTGTTGPEATTTEDLDAFRSDCPAASKVPVNGAGCKS; encoded by the exons ATGCCCTCCTCCAAGACCGGCAGCGAGTACTGGATCGATGGGTCCCACCGCGAGACAGCCCTGGAAGATTTCTACGTCGTGGGCCCCGAGCTGGGACG GGGAGCCACCTCGGTGGTGTACAGCTGCGAGGAGAAGGGCACGGGCACCCCATACGCCGCCAAGATACTGAAGAAGACG ATTGACAAAAAGATCGTGAGGACGGAGATCGGGGTCCTGCTGCGGCTCTCGCACCCCAATATC ATCAAGCTGAAGGAGATCTTCGAGACGCCCTCCGAGATCGCgctggtgctggagctggtgaCGGGAGGAGAGCTCTTCGACAG GATCGTGGAGAGGGGTTTCTACAGCGAGCGGGACGCGGCCCATGTCGTCAAGCAGATCCTGGAAGCCGTTTTG TATTTGCACGAAAATGGAGTCGTCCACCGTGACCTGAAGCCGGAGAACCTGCTCTACGCAGACCTGTCCCCCGACGCTCCCCTTAAAATCG GTGACTTTGGGCTCTCCAAGATCGTGGATGAACAGGACACCATGAAAACCGTCTGCGGGACGCCGGGGTACTGCG CCCCCGAAATCCTCCATGGATGCCCGTACGGCCCTGAAGTGGATATGTGGTCCGTGGGCGTCATCACCTACATCCT GCTCTGCGGCTTCGAGCCTTTCTTCGATCCGCGAGGGGACCAGTACATGTACAGCCGCATCCTCACCTGCGACTACGAGTTCGTGTCCCCGTGGTGGGATGAGGTTTCCCTCAACGCCAAGGACCTG GTCAGAAAATTGATCGTCCTGGACCCCCAGAAGAGACTGACGGTCTACCAGGCtctggagcatccctgggtcaCCGGGAAAGCTGCTAAATTTGCTCACATGGACAGCACGCAGAAGAAACTGCAGGAATTTAACGCCAGGCGGAAACTGAAG GCCGCCATGAAAGCCGTGGTGGCTTCCAGCCGCTTGGGCAACCACGGGCACCACGACTGCTCCCGCAGCGGGCGCAGccaggggggtccccggggcgcctgcctgccccaggggaCGGGGACCACCGGCCCCGAAGCCACCACCACCGAGGACCTCGACGCTTTCCGGAGCGACTGCCCCGCCGCGTCCAAGGTTCCTGTGAACGGCGCCGGCTGCAAGAGCTAA